A window from Chrysemys picta bellii isolate R12L10 chromosome 2, ASM1138683v2, whole genome shotgun sequence encodes these proteins:
- the CABYR gene encoding calcium-binding tyrosine phosphorylation-regulated protein isoform X5 produces MRKCLLAIQCVLLGKCRPVLHLKLEGWTDRLPEKRADLGDVSVVSPLSEEPKRKEKSTDTEEDQLHEGPEPEYSSKITQYPSTHGELAENEPSPTGPEASPKGPELAYVPADPAQLAAQMLGNIDSVHSMKDVATSVQSFPELSLSSVDTTVAPVEGAAEEATLTPAAEGSAESVRLEPAVQSQASIVLGSSSSQAEQSTSDVDQASSTPLQDEPPPPAPPPPPPPPPPPKDPLQAVPSQSEIEVTSTIQAMPIHTDDEPATEGEVPPYIEQFPQQIVIPFLEQVACLIEIQQPMPSLNTGQFTCTKILDPSADDAEFDPERMETTAQMASAEQGFIMSAMATTEAGQPPPYSNVWTLYCLTDLSQQGRKSPPPLPPAGTGAPYPQATLYISSGKEQQPFLQQQLTPQGPPPPQVSSPTYVMMEEGKRGNAPPFILVGSTVQNVQDWKSIPGHAVLTQHDTSAVRRFTTVPVPVARPADLKMATPNPNSNSAQETARPPTPVFLSVAIPLDEVMSAKRGSAAGDKAGINPFAGSYGIAGEITFTSAPVRRADS; encoded by the exons ATGAGGAAGTGCCTGCTAGCGATTCAGTGTGTGCTGTTAGGAAAATGTAGGCCTGTGCTACACTTAAAAT TAGAGGGCTGGACTGATAGACTGCCAGAAAAGAGAGCTGACCTTGGAGACGTAAGTGTGGTGTCTCCACTTTCTGAGGAACCAAAACGAAAGGAAAAATCCACAGACACAGAGGAGGACCAGTTGCACGAAGGCCCTGAACCTGAATATAGCAGCAAAATTACACAATACCCATCGACTCACGGTGAACTTGCAGAAAATGAACCATCCCCTACAGGACCTGAAGCATCCCCTAAGGGACCTGAACTTGCCTATGTCCCAGCAGATCCTGCACAGCTTGCTGCACAGATGTTAGGTAACATTGATTCTGTTCATTCTATGAAGGATGTGGCAACAAGTGTGCAATCTTTTCCTGAACTGTCTCTGAGCTCAGTGGACACAACAGTTGCACCAGTAGAAGGTGCTGCTGAAGAAGCTACACTTACCCCAGCTGCTGAGGGTTCTGCAGAGTCTGTTAGGTTGGAGCCAGCGGTTCAGAGTCAGGCCTCCATTGTCCTAGGGTCCTCCAGCAGTCAGGCTGAACAATCAACAAGTGATGTAGATCAAGCTTCCTCAACCCCCTTGCAGGATGAACCACCACCACCTgctcctccaccacctcctcctccaccaccacctcctaAAGATCCATTAcaggctgtgccttcccaaagCGAAATTGAGGTTACATCAACCATTCAGGCTATGCCAATACATACTGACGATGAGCCCGCTACTGAAGGAGAGGTTCCACCTTACATAGAGCAGTTCCCGCAGCAAATAGTCATTCCCTTTTTAGAACAAGTAGCTTGTCTAATAGAGATTCAGCAGCCAATGCCTTCACTAAATACAGGTCAGTTTACATGCACTAAGATCTTAGATCCATCTGCAGATGATGCAGAATTTGACCCGGAAAGAATGGAAACTACAGCGCAAATGGCATCAGCTGAGCAAGGTTTTATTATGTCAG caATGGCAACAACCGAAGCAGGACAACCACCACCATATTCTAATGTGTGGACTCTCTATTGTCTAACTGATTTGAGCCAACAAGGTCGAAAGTCACCACCACCCCTTCCTCCTGCTGGAACTGGTGCTCCTTATCCCCAAGCAACCCTCTATATATCTAGTGGGAAGGAGCAACAACCATTCCTACAACAGCAGCTGACACCACAAggtccaccaccaccacaagtaTCCTCTCCAACTTATGTGATGATGGAAGAAGGCAAGAGGGGAAATGCACCACCTTTCATTTTAGTGGGCTCTACAGTTCAGAATGTACAGGACTGGAAGTCTATTCCTGGCCATGCTGTCCTTACACAGCATGACACAAGTGCTGTGAGGAGATTCACTACAGTACCTGTACCAGTTGCCAGGCCAGCAGATCTGAAAATGGCCACTCCAAACCCAAATTCTAATTCTGCACAAGAAACTGCTAGACCACCAACCCCCGTTTTTCTTTCAGTTGCCATACCCTTAGACGAAGTAATGTCTGCAAAGAGGGGCTCAGCAGCTGGTGATAAAGCAGGCATAAATCCCTTTGCAGGAAGCTATGGTATAGCAGGAGAGATTACATTTACTTCTGCCCCAGTCCGCAGAGCAGACTCGTGA
- the CABYR gene encoding calcium-binding tyrosine phosphorylation-regulated protein isoform X2 — MLTAGGSTQASRESGGAPPFLIGCEPVAATPLSIGDNPAWVGVCGEGVVTSQMELRHLPRPRPPRPPTYKRPRLLRTPVEEAPAREAEEEALAQPWKRKVEGWTDRLPEKRADLGDVSVVSPLSEEPKRKEKSTDTEEDQLHEGPEPEYSSKITQYPSTHGELAENEPSPTGPEASPKGPELAYVPADPAQLAAQMLGNIDSVHSMKDVATSVQSFPELSLSSVDTTVAPVEGAAEEATLTPAAEGSAESVRLEPAVQSQASIVLGSSSSQAEQSTSDVDQASSTPLQDEPPPPAPPPPPPPPPPPKDPLQAVPSQSEIEVTSTIQAMPIHTDDEPATEGEVPPYIEQFPQQIVIPFLEQVACLIEIQQPMPSLNTGQFTCTKILDPSADDAEFDPERMETTAQMASAEQGFIMSAMATTEAGQPPPYSNVWTLYCLTDLSQQGRKSPPPLPPAGTGAPYPQATLYISSGKEQQPFLQQQLTPQGPPPPQVSSPTYVMMEEGKRGNAPPFILVGSTVQNVQDWKSIPGHAVLTQHDTSAVRRFTTVPVPVARPADLKMATPNPNSNSAQETARPPTPVFLSVAIPLDEVMSAKRGSAAGDKAGINPFAGSYGIAGEITFTSAPVRRADS, encoded by the exons ATGCTAACAGCTGGAGGGTCAACCCAAGCCTCCAGGGAAAGCGGTGGGGCACCCCCGTTTCTCATTGGCTGTGAGCCAGTGGCGGCCACGCCCCTCTCCATTGGTGACAACCCTGCCTGGGTAGGTGTGTGCGGAGAAGGTGTTGTGACTTCACAAATGGAACTCCGTCACcttccccggccccgcccaccaCGACCCCCCACCTATAAAAGGCCCCGCCTGCTGCGGACCCCTGTAGAGGAGGCTCCGGCAAGGGAGGCGGAGGAGGAAGCTCTCGCGCAGCCTTGGAAGCGCAAAg TAGAGGGCTGGACTGATAGACTGCCAGAAAAGAGAGCTGACCTTGGAGACGTAAGTGTGGTGTCTCCACTTTCTGAGGAACCAAAACGAAAGGAAAAATCCACAGACACAGAGGAGGACCAGTTGCACGAAGGCCCTGAACCTGAATATAGCAGCAAAATTACACAATACCCATCGACTCACGGTGAACTTGCAGAAAATGAACCATCCCCTACAGGACCTGAAGCATCCCCTAAGGGACCTGAACTTGCCTATGTCCCAGCAGATCCTGCACAGCTTGCTGCACAGATGTTAGGTAACATTGATTCTGTTCATTCTATGAAGGATGTGGCAACAAGTGTGCAATCTTTTCCTGAACTGTCTCTGAGCTCAGTGGACACAACAGTTGCACCAGTAGAAGGTGCTGCTGAAGAAGCTACACTTACCCCAGCTGCTGAGGGTTCTGCAGAGTCTGTTAGGTTGGAGCCAGCGGTTCAGAGTCAGGCCTCCATTGTCCTAGGGTCCTCCAGCAGTCAGGCTGAACAATCAACAAGTGATGTAGATCAAGCTTCCTCAACCCCCTTGCAGGATGAACCACCACCACCTgctcctccaccacctcctcctccaccaccacctcctaAAGATCCATTAcaggctgtgccttcccaaagCGAAATTGAGGTTACATCAACCATTCAGGCTATGCCAATACATACTGACGATGAGCCCGCTACTGAAGGAGAGGTTCCACCTTACATAGAGCAGTTCCCGCAGCAAATAGTCATTCCCTTTTTAGAACAAGTAGCTTGTCTAATAGAGATTCAGCAGCCAATGCCTTCACTAAATACAGGTCAGTTTACATGCACTAAGATCTTAGATCCATCTGCAGATGATGCAGAATTTGACCCGGAAAGAATGGAAACTACAGCGCAAATGGCATCAGCTGAGCAAGGTTTTATTATGTCAG caATGGCAACAACCGAAGCAGGACAACCACCACCATATTCTAATGTGTGGACTCTCTATTGTCTAACTGATTTGAGCCAACAAGGTCGAAAGTCACCACCACCCCTTCCTCCTGCTGGAACTGGTGCTCCTTATCCCCAAGCAACCCTCTATATATCTAGTGGGAAGGAGCAACAACCATTCCTACAACAGCAGCTGACACCACAAggtccaccaccaccacaagtaTCCTCTCCAACTTATGTGATGATGGAAGAAGGCAAGAGGGGAAATGCACCACCTTTCATTTTAGTGGGCTCTACAGTTCAGAATGTACAGGACTGGAAGTCTATTCCTGGCCATGCTGTCCTTACACAGCATGACACAAGTGCTGTGAGGAGATTCACTACAGTACCTGTACCAGTTGCCAGGCCAGCAGATCTGAAAATGGCCACTCCAAACCCAAATTCTAATTCTGCACAAGAAACTGCTAGACCACCAACCCCCGTTTTTCTTTCAGTTGCCATACCCTTAGACGAAGTAATGTCTGCAAAGAGGGGCTCAGCAGCTGGTGATAAAGCAGGCATAAATCCCTTTGCAGGAAGCTATGGTATAGCAGGAGAGATTACATTTACTTCTGCCCCAGTCCGCAGAGCAGACTCGTGA
- the CABYR gene encoding calcium-binding tyrosine phosphorylation-regulated protein isoform X6 has translation MLTAGGSTQASRESGGAPPFLIGCEPVAATPLSIGDNPAWVGVCGEGVVTSQMELRHLPRPRPPRPPTYKRPRLLRTPVEEAPAREAEEEALAQPWKRKENPNLDITDLIREFHFTRVEGWTDRLPEKRADLGDVSVVSPLSEEPKRKEKSTDTEEDQLHEGPEPEYSSKITQYPSTHGELAENEPSPTGPEASPKGPELAYVPADPAQLAAQMLGNIDSVHSMKDVATSVQSFPELSLSSVDTTVAPVEGAAEEATLTPAAEGSAESVRLEPAVQSQASIVLGSSSSQAEQSTSDVDQASSTPLQDEPPPPAPPPPPPPPPPPKDPLQAVPSQSEIEVTSTIQAMPIHTDDEPATEGEVPPYIEQFPQQIVIPFLEQVACLIEIQQPMPSLNTGQFTCTKILDPSADDAEFDPERMETTAQMASAEQGFIMSVAIPLDEVMSAKRGSAAGDKAGINPFAGSYGIAGEITFTSAPVRRADS, from the exons ATGCTAACAGCTGGAGGGTCAACCCAAGCCTCCAGGGAAAGCGGTGGGGCACCCCCGTTTCTCATTGGCTGTGAGCCAGTGGCGGCCACGCCCCTCTCCATTGGTGACAACCCTGCCTGGGTAGGTGTGTGCGGAGAAGGTGTTGTGACTTCACAAATGGAACTCCGTCACcttccccggccccgcccaccaCGACCCCCCACCTATAAAAGGCCCCGCCTGCTGCGGACCCCTGTAGAGGAGGCTCCGGCAAGGGAGGCGGAGGAGGAAGCTCTCGCGCAGCCTTGGAAGCGCAAAg AAAATCCTAATTTGGATATAACAGACCTGATTAGAGAATTTCATTTCACTAGAG TAGAGGGCTGGACTGATAGACTGCCAGAAAAGAGAGCTGACCTTGGAGACGTAAGTGTGGTGTCTCCACTTTCTGAGGAACCAAAACGAAAGGAAAAATCCACAGACACAGAGGAGGACCAGTTGCACGAAGGCCCTGAACCTGAATATAGCAGCAAAATTACACAATACCCATCGACTCACGGTGAACTTGCAGAAAATGAACCATCCCCTACAGGACCTGAAGCATCCCCTAAGGGACCTGAACTTGCCTATGTCCCAGCAGATCCTGCACAGCTTGCTGCACAGATGTTAGGTAACATTGATTCTGTTCATTCTATGAAGGATGTGGCAACAAGTGTGCAATCTTTTCCTGAACTGTCTCTGAGCTCAGTGGACACAACAGTTGCACCAGTAGAAGGTGCTGCTGAAGAAGCTACACTTACCCCAGCTGCTGAGGGTTCTGCAGAGTCTGTTAGGTTGGAGCCAGCGGTTCAGAGTCAGGCCTCCATTGTCCTAGGGTCCTCCAGCAGTCAGGCTGAACAATCAACAAGTGATGTAGATCAAGCTTCCTCAACCCCCTTGCAGGATGAACCACCACCACCTgctcctccaccacctcctcctccaccaccacctcctaAAGATCCATTAcaggctgtgccttcccaaagCGAAATTGAGGTTACATCAACCATTCAGGCTATGCCAATACATACTGACGATGAGCCCGCTACTGAAGGAGAGGTTCCACCTTACATAGAGCAGTTCCCGCAGCAAATAGTCATTCCCTTTTTAGAACAAGTAGCTTGTCTAATAGAGATTCAGCAGCCAATGCCTTCACTAAATACAGGTCAGTTTACATGCACTAAGATCTTAGATCCATCTGCAGATGATGCAGAATTTGACCCGGAAAGAATGGAAACTACAGCGCAAATGGCATCAGCTGAGCAAGGTTTTATTATGTCAG TTGCCATACCCTTAGACGAAGTAATGTCTGCAAAGAGGGGCTCAGCAGCTGGTGATAAAGCAGGCATAAATCCCTTTGCAGGAAGCTATGGTATAGCAGGAGAGATTACATTTACTTCTGCCCCAGTCCGCAGAGCAGACTCGTGA
- the CABYR gene encoding calcium-binding tyrosine phosphorylation-regulated protein isoform X1 translates to MLTAGGSTQASRESGGAPPFLIGCEPVAATPLSIGDNPAWVGVCGEGVVTSQMELRHLPRPRPPRPPTYKRPRLLRTPVEEAPAREAEEEALAQPWKRKENPNLDITDLIREFHFTRVEGWTDRLPEKRADLGDVSVVSPLSEEPKRKEKSTDTEEDQLHEGPEPEYSSKITQYPSTHGELAENEPSPTGPEASPKGPELAYVPADPAQLAAQMLGNIDSVHSMKDVATSVQSFPELSLSSVDTTVAPVEGAAEEATLTPAAEGSAESVRLEPAVQSQASIVLGSSSSQAEQSTSDVDQASSTPLQDEPPPPAPPPPPPPPPPPKDPLQAVPSQSEIEVTSTIQAMPIHTDDEPATEGEVPPYIEQFPQQIVIPFLEQVACLIEIQQPMPSLNTGQFTCTKILDPSADDAEFDPERMETTAQMASAEQGFIMSAMATTEAGQPPPYSNVWTLYCLTDLSQQGRKSPPPLPPAGTGAPYPQATLYISSGKEQQPFLQQQLTPQGPPPPQVSSPTYVMMEEGKRGNAPPFILVGSTVQNVQDWKSIPGHAVLTQHDTSAVRRFTTVPVPVARPADLKMATPNPNSNSAQETARPPTPVFLSVAIPLDEVMSAKRGSAAGDKAGINPFAGSYGIAGEITFTSAPVRRADS, encoded by the exons ATGCTAACAGCTGGAGGGTCAACCCAAGCCTCCAGGGAAAGCGGTGGGGCACCCCCGTTTCTCATTGGCTGTGAGCCAGTGGCGGCCACGCCCCTCTCCATTGGTGACAACCCTGCCTGGGTAGGTGTGTGCGGAGAAGGTGTTGTGACTTCACAAATGGAACTCCGTCACcttccccggccccgcccaccaCGACCCCCCACCTATAAAAGGCCCCGCCTGCTGCGGACCCCTGTAGAGGAGGCTCCGGCAAGGGAGGCGGAGGAGGAAGCTCTCGCGCAGCCTTGGAAGCGCAAAg AAAATCCTAATTTGGATATAACAGACCTGATTAGAGAATTTCATTTCACTAGAG TAGAGGGCTGGACTGATAGACTGCCAGAAAAGAGAGCTGACCTTGGAGACGTAAGTGTGGTGTCTCCACTTTCTGAGGAACCAAAACGAAAGGAAAAATCCACAGACACAGAGGAGGACCAGTTGCACGAAGGCCCTGAACCTGAATATAGCAGCAAAATTACACAATACCCATCGACTCACGGTGAACTTGCAGAAAATGAACCATCCCCTACAGGACCTGAAGCATCCCCTAAGGGACCTGAACTTGCCTATGTCCCAGCAGATCCTGCACAGCTTGCTGCACAGATGTTAGGTAACATTGATTCTGTTCATTCTATGAAGGATGTGGCAACAAGTGTGCAATCTTTTCCTGAACTGTCTCTGAGCTCAGTGGACACAACAGTTGCACCAGTAGAAGGTGCTGCTGAAGAAGCTACACTTACCCCAGCTGCTGAGGGTTCTGCAGAGTCTGTTAGGTTGGAGCCAGCGGTTCAGAGTCAGGCCTCCATTGTCCTAGGGTCCTCCAGCAGTCAGGCTGAACAATCAACAAGTGATGTAGATCAAGCTTCCTCAACCCCCTTGCAGGATGAACCACCACCACCTgctcctccaccacctcctcctccaccaccacctcctaAAGATCCATTAcaggctgtgccttcccaaagCGAAATTGAGGTTACATCAACCATTCAGGCTATGCCAATACATACTGACGATGAGCCCGCTACTGAAGGAGAGGTTCCACCTTACATAGAGCAGTTCCCGCAGCAAATAGTCATTCCCTTTTTAGAACAAGTAGCTTGTCTAATAGAGATTCAGCAGCCAATGCCTTCACTAAATACAGGTCAGTTTACATGCACTAAGATCTTAGATCCATCTGCAGATGATGCAGAATTTGACCCGGAAAGAATGGAAACTACAGCGCAAATGGCATCAGCTGAGCAAGGTTTTATTATGTCAG caATGGCAACAACCGAAGCAGGACAACCACCACCATATTCTAATGTGTGGACTCTCTATTGTCTAACTGATTTGAGCCAACAAGGTCGAAAGTCACCACCACCCCTTCCTCCTGCTGGAACTGGTGCTCCTTATCCCCAAGCAACCCTCTATATATCTAGTGGGAAGGAGCAACAACCATTCCTACAACAGCAGCTGACACCACAAggtccaccaccaccacaagtaTCCTCTCCAACTTATGTGATGATGGAAGAAGGCAAGAGGGGAAATGCACCACCTTTCATTTTAGTGGGCTCTACAGTTCAGAATGTACAGGACTGGAAGTCTATTCCTGGCCATGCTGTCCTTACACAGCATGACACAAGTGCTGTGAGGAGATTCACTACAGTACCTGTACCAGTTGCCAGGCCAGCAGATCTGAAAATGGCCACTCCAAACCCAAATTCTAATTCTGCACAAGAAACTGCTAGACCACCAACCCCCGTTTTTCTTTCAGTTGCCATACCCTTAGACGAAGTAATGTCTGCAAAGAGGGGCTCAGCAGCTGGTGATAAAGCAGGCATAAATCCCTTTGCAGGAAGCTATGGTATAGCAGGAGAGATTACATTTACTTCTGCCCCAGTCCGCAGAGCAGACTCGTGA
- the CABYR gene encoding calcium-binding tyrosine phosphorylation-regulated protein isoform X4, giving the protein MHSSKPRLVVPYGLKTLLEGVSRAVLKTNPSNITEFAALYFRELIAFREVEGWTDRLPEKRADLGDVSVVSPLSEEPKRKEKSTDTEEDQLHEGPEPEYSSKITQYPSTHGELAENEPSPTGPEASPKGPELAYVPADPAQLAAQMLGNIDSVHSMKDVATSVQSFPELSLSSVDTTVAPVEGAAEEATLTPAAEGSAESVRLEPAVQSQASIVLGSSSSQAEQSTSDVDQASSTPLQDEPPPPAPPPPPPPPPPPKDPLQAVPSQSEIEVTSTIQAMPIHTDDEPATEGEVPPYIEQFPQQIVIPFLEQVACLIEIQQPMPSLNTGQFTCTKILDPSADDAEFDPERMETTAQMASAEQGFIMSAMATTEAGQPPPYSNVWTLYCLTDLSQQGRKSPPPLPPAGTGAPYPQATLYISSGKEQQPFLQQQLTPQGPPPPQVSSPTYVMMEEGKRGNAPPFILVGSTVQNVQDWKSIPGHAVLTQHDTSAVRRFTTVPVPVARPADLKMATPNPNSNSAQETARPPTPVFLSVAIPLDEVMSAKRGSAAGDKAGINPFAGSYGIAGEITFTSAPVRRADS; this is encoded by the exons ATGCATTCTTCAAAGCCCAGGCTTGTTGTTCCATATGGCCTCAAGACTTTACTCGAGGGAGTGAGCAGAGCTGTTCTTAAAACCAATCCAAGCAATATCACTGAGTTTGCAGCTCTCTACTTCAGAGAGCTAATTGCATTTAGAGAAG TAGAGGGCTGGACTGATAGACTGCCAGAAAAGAGAGCTGACCTTGGAGACGTAAGTGTGGTGTCTCCACTTTCTGAGGAACCAAAACGAAAGGAAAAATCCACAGACACAGAGGAGGACCAGTTGCACGAAGGCCCTGAACCTGAATATAGCAGCAAAATTACACAATACCCATCGACTCACGGTGAACTTGCAGAAAATGAACCATCCCCTACAGGACCTGAAGCATCCCCTAAGGGACCTGAACTTGCCTATGTCCCAGCAGATCCTGCACAGCTTGCTGCACAGATGTTAGGTAACATTGATTCTGTTCATTCTATGAAGGATGTGGCAACAAGTGTGCAATCTTTTCCTGAACTGTCTCTGAGCTCAGTGGACACAACAGTTGCACCAGTAGAAGGTGCTGCTGAAGAAGCTACACTTACCCCAGCTGCTGAGGGTTCTGCAGAGTCTGTTAGGTTGGAGCCAGCGGTTCAGAGTCAGGCCTCCATTGTCCTAGGGTCCTCCAGCAGTCAGGCTGAACAATCAACAAGTGATGTAGATCAAGCTTCCTCAACCCCCTTGCAGGATGAACCACCACCACCTgctcctccaccacctcctcctccaccaccacctcctaAAGATCCATTAcaggctgtgccttcccaaagCGAAATTGAGGTTACATCAACCATTCAGGCTATGCCAATACATACTGACGATGAGCCCGCTACTGAAGGAGAGGTTCCACCTTACATAGAGCAGTTCCCGCAGCAAATAGTCATTCCCTTTTTAGAACAAGTAGCTTGTCTAATAGAGATTCAGCAGCCAATGCCTTCACTAAATACAGGTCAGTTTACATGCACTAAGATCTTAGATCCATCTGCAGATGATGCAGAATTTGACCCGGAAAGAATGGAAACTACAGCGCAAATGGCATCAGCTGAGCAAGGTTTTATTATGTCAG caATGGCAACAACCGAAGCAGGACAACCACCACCATATTCTAATGTGTGGACTCTCTATTGTCTAACTGATTTGAGCCAACAAGGTCGAAAGTCACCACCACCCCTTCCTCCTGCTGGAACTGGTGCTCCTTATCCCCAAGCAACCCTCTATATATCTAGTGGGAAGGAGCAACAACCATTCCTACAACAGCAGCTGACACCACAAggtccaccaccaccacaagtaTCCTCTCCAACTTATGTGATGATGGAAGAAGGCAAGAGGGGAAATGCACCACCTTTCATTTTAGTGGGCTCTACAGTTCAGAATGTACAGGACTGGAAGTCTATTCCTGGCCATGCTGTCCTTACACAGCATGACACAAGTGCTGTGAGGAGATTCACTACAGTACCTGTACCAGTTGCCAGGCCAGCAGATCTGAAAATGGCCACTCCAAACCCAAATTCTAATTCTGCACAAGAAACTGCTAGACCACCAACCCCCGTTTTTCTTTCAGTTGCCATACCCTTAGACGAAGTAATGTCTGCAAAGAGGGGCTCAGCAGCTGGTGATAAAGCAGGCATAAATCCCTTTGCAGGAAGCTATGGTATAGCAGGAGAGATTACATTTACTTCTGCCCCAGTCCGCAGAGCAGACTCGTGA
- the CABYR gene encoding calcium-binding tyrosine phosphorylation-regulated protein isoform X3, with amino-acid sequence MHSSKPRLVVPYGLKTLLEGVSRAVLKTNPSNITEFAALYFRELIAFREENPNLDITDLIREFHFTRVEGWTDRLPEKRADLGDVSVVSPLSEEPKRKEKSTDTEEDQLHEGPEPEYSSKITQYPSTHGELAENEPSPTGPEASPKGPELAYVPADPAQLAAQMLGNIDSVHSMKDVATSVQSFPELSLSSVDTTVAPVEGAAEEATLTPAAEGSAESVRLEPAVQSQASIVLGSSSSQAEQSTSDVDQASSTPLQDEPPPPAPPPPPPPPPPPKDPLQAVPSQSEIEVTSTIQAMPIHTDDEPATEGEVPPYIEQFPQQIVIPFLEQVACLIEIQQPMPSLNTGQFTCTKILDPSADDAEFDPERMETTAQMASAEQGFIMSAMATTEAGQPPPYSNVWTLYCLTDLSQQGRKSPPPLPPAGTGAPYPQATLYISSGKEQQPFLQQQLTPQGPPPPQVSSPTYVMMEEGKRGNAPPFILVGSTVQNVQDWKSIPGHAVLTQHDTSAVRRFTTVPVPVARPADLKMATPNPNSNSAQETARPPTPVFLSVAIPLDEVMSAKRGSAAGDKAGINPFAGSYGIAGEITFTSAPVRRADS; translated from the exons ATGCATTCTTCAAAGCCCAGGCTTGTTGTTCCATATGGCCTCAAGACTTTACTCGAGGGAGTGAGCAGAGCTGTTCTTAAAACCAATCCAAGCAATATCACTGAGTTTGCAGCTCTCTACTTCAGAGAGCTAATTGCATTTAGAGAAG AAAATCCTAATTTGGATATAACAGACCTGATTAGAGAATTTCATTTCACTAGAG TAGAGGGCTGGACTGATAGACTGCCAGAAAAGAGAGCTGACCTTGGAGACGTAAGTGTGGTGTCTCCACTTTCTGAGGAACCAAAACGAAAGGAAAAATCCACAGACACAGAGGAGGACCAGTTGCACGAAGGCCCTGAACCTGAATATAGCAGCAAAATTACACAATACCCATCGACTCACGGTGAACTTGCAGAAAATGAACCATCCCCTACAGGACCTGAAGCATCCCCTAAGGGACCTGAACTTGCCTATGTCCCAGCAGATCCTGCACAGCTTGCTGCACAGATGTTAGGTAACATTGATTCTGTTCATTCTATGAAGGATGTGGCAACAAGTGTGCAATCTTTTCCTGAACTGTCTCTGAGCTCAGTGGACACAACAGTTGCACCAGTAGAAGGTGCTGCTGAAGAAGCTACACTTACCCCAGCTGCTGAGGGTTCTGCAGAGTCTGTTAGGTTGGAGCCAGCGGTTCAGAGTCAGGCCTCCATTGTCCTAGGGTCCTCCAGCAGTCAGGCTGAACAATCAACAAGTGATGTAGATCAAGCTTCCTCAACCCCCTTGCAGGATGAACCACCACCACCTgctcctccaccacctcctcctccaccaccacctcctaAAGATCCATTAcaggctgtgccttcccaaagCGAAATTGAGGTTACATCAACCATTCAGGCTATGCCAATACATACTGACGATGAGCCCGCTACTGAAGGAGAGGTTCCACCTTACATAGAGCAGTTCCCGCAGCAAATAGTCATTCCCTTTTTAGAACAAGTAGCTTGTCTAATAGAGATTCAGCAGCCAATGCCTTCACTAAATACAGGTCAGTTTACATGCACTAAGATCTTAGATCCATCTGCAGATGATGCAGAATTTGACCCGGAAAGAATGGAAACTACAGCGCAAATGGCATCAGCTGAGCAAGGTTTTATTATGTCAG caATGGCAACAACCGAAGCAGGACAACCACCACCATATTCTAATGTGTGGACTCTCTATTGTCTAACTGATTTGAGCCAACAAGGTCGAAAGTCACCACCACCCCTTCCTCCTGCTGGAACTGGTGCTCCTTATCCCCAAGCAACCCTCTATATATCTAGTGGGAAGGAGCAACAACCATTCCTACAACAGCAGCTGACACCACAAggtccaccaccaccacaagtaTCCTCTCCAACTTATGTGATGATGGAAGAAGGCAAGAGGGGAAATGCACCACCTTTCATTTTAGTGGGCTCTACAGTTCAGAATGTACAGGACTGGAAGTCTATTCCTGGCCATGCTGTCCTTACACAGCATGACACAAGTGCTGTGAGGAGATTCACTACAGTACCTGTACCAGTTGCCAGGCCAGCAGATCTGAAAATGGCCACTCCAAACCCAAATTCTAATTCTGCACAAGAAACTGCTAGACCACCAACCCCCGTTTTTCTTTCAGTTGCCATACCCTTAGACGAAGTAATGTCTGCAAAGAGGGGCTCAGCAGCTGGTGATAAAGCAGGCATAAATCCCTTTGCAGGAAGCTATGGTATAGCAGGAGAGATTACATTTACTTCTGCCCCAGTCCGCAGAGCAGACTCGTGA